A single genomic interval of Aneurinibacillus sp. REN35 harbors:
- a CDS encoding helix-turn-helix transcriptional regulator gives MYSVQLTIKNKDEKDRLQSWIQEAFAGECVIIDKEMISSPHILIIEICSLLDWVRIRRIQKRNKECRIFPLVSLEWLHTSPIAIELKLQSLLVQPMKKNVFIRHIRRAIDSLSKEQQSHFNYKEIYEQIQTGGIKRKEETPFQEAFLRRLLRGEISTEQEVIEARTFLPGEAVPTISCFIQGFVRFPEREEQEGWQAPAVIQKCFTELFSPLVSHLFFLPYKKHMVMLFRVPHSQTSLRHWREGHEGMIQVIDKIEEEYGIHLYIGVGSVYREPLQLHHSYREGRKARRTPPYERLSLRYYEEITKEEQLQTCIDYIGEHYREDLSVKQVAEQVNLSATYFSRLFKKETGHSFVYYVTFVKLQRAIWLLRHTNLTIEQIAEELGFNTPNYFSCIFKKYAGLTPSEYRATKEIIFV, from the coding sequence TTGTACAGTGTTCAACTAACAATCAAAAATAAGGATGAAAAGGACAGGCTACAGTCTTGGATACAGGAGGCATTTGCAGGTGAATGTGTGATTATAGACAAAGAGATGATAAGTTCGCCGCATATCCTTATTATAGAAATTTGCAGTCTGCTTGATTGGGTACGGATTCGTCGCATTCAGAAGAGAAATAAAGAATGCCGCATTTTTCCGCTTGTCTCTCTTGAGTGGCTGCATACATCGCCCATTGCTATAGAATTAAAGCTTCAGTCATTGCTTGTACAGCCGATGAAGAAAAACGTATTCATACGTCATATCAGGCGTGCCATAGATTCATTATCAAAAGAGCAGCAGAGTCATTTTAACTATAAAGAGATTTACGAGCAGATTCAGACAGGAGGGATAAAACGCAAGGAAGAGACACCATTTCAGGAAGCGTTCCTGCGTCGTCTTTTACGCGGCGAGATTTCTACCGAGCAAGAGGTGATTGAGGCCCGTACTTTTTTACCTGGTGAGGCGGTTCCGACGATTTCCTGCTTTATCCAGGGTTTCGTTCGTTTTCCAGAACGGGAAGAACAGGAAGGGTGGCAGGCTCCGGCTGTCATTCAAAAATGTTTTACTGAGTTATTCTCTCCCCTCGTTTCCCATTTGTTTTTTCTTCCATATAAAAAGCATATGGTAATGCTGTTTCGTGTGCCGCATTCTCAAACATCTCTTCGGCATTGGCGTGAGGGACATGAGGGGATGATTCAGGTAATTGATAAAATAGAGGAAGAATACGGAATTCATTTATATATCGGTGTAGGATCCGTATACCGCGAGCCGCTGCAGCTTCATCATTCTTATCGGGAAGGAAGAAAGGCGAGGCGAACTCCGCCATATGAAAGATTATCGCTTCGCTATTATGAAGAGATCACTAAGGAAGAGCAGCTCCAGACATGCATAGATTATATCGGTGAGCATTATAGAGAGGACTTATCTGTGAAGCAAGTGGCCGAACAAGTGAACCTAAGCGCAACTTATTTTAGCCGCTTGTTCAAAAAGGAGACGGGCCACAGCTTCGTCTATTATGTTACTTTCGTTAAACTCCAGCGCGCCATATGGCTACTGCGCCATACCAACCTTACCATTGAGCAGATTGCAGAAGAATTAGGGTTTAATACGCCTAATTATTTCAGTTGTATATTTAAGAAATACGCGGGACTTACACCTAGCGAATATAGAGCCACAAAAGAAATTATCTTTGTATAA
- a CDS encoding DUF485 domain-containing protein — protein MASEYTEYEYVAAGTIDVSELPPLDPETDKIMKDEFSTGFKLSLFYYVFIFTIPILNWFAPDFMFSRFWGGMTYSWFFTGIIAMAMAFIIAYLHTTLYEKRLQKYQGSTPSSLGNSEGRNIG, from the coding sequence ATGGCAAGTGAGTATACAGAGTATGAGTATGTCGCCGCGGGTACCATTGATGTCAGTGAGCTTCCACCGCTGGATCCCGAGACAGACAAAATCATGAAGGACGAATTCTCCACAGGATTTAAACTGAGCTTGTTTTATTATGTCTTTATTTTCACTATTCCCATTCTCAATTGGTTCGCCCCTGATTTTATGTTTTCTCGTTTTTGGGGAGGCATGACTTATTCTTGGTTTTTTACCGGAATTATTGCTATGGCTATGGCCTTTATTATCGCTTATCTTCATACTACTCTTTATGAAAAGCGCTTACAAAAATACCAAGGCAGTACTCCTTCCTCTCTTGGTAATTCTGAAGGGAGGAACATTGGATGA
- a CDS encoding sodium/solute symporter, whose product MMQTLLEPKMLLTILLMGTIVYITYLTKRSSTASDYFVGGRSFGWFTNGSAIGGDYLSAATFLGIAGLTFQLGYDGAYYAFCFSIGLTLLAIFVAGPLRRFGAYTVADFLAYRFHSKRARLAAVAVVLAISGFYAAPQLLGAAQILSMFFGTSYEFGIIFTCSVMIFYVGVGGMKGTTLNQALELWIRLGAFVLMVAAAIYGGLHYDKILAGINEFKGIIGDTGQYAKDGKDVAFDGASWTGTGHYFPTFWQTISMTIGLSLGTIGLPHILLRFYTNPSAKAARKSALMAIGIASVFFFFAVYLGAVGRSIFLSGTAEPEVMKDLVAGGNNMVIPTTAQALGGEWLLGLVIAGAFAAIFSNVSGLFIASSGALAHDLYANFIRKNQLSERERVIAGKVAIVILGILYGALGLLVKTASIGHLVALAFTVAASTFTPIFILGIWWRGMTEKGAIAGLVIGLLVSMYMIFLPDTLPAFLQFKVPGLITVPIGFLSVYIVSKLDRKVPADVNEFMRKVHSKESEAA is encoded by the coding sequence ATGATGCAGACGTTGCTTGAACCTAAAATGCTTTTAACCATCCTTTTGATGGGAACGATTGTATACATTACGTACTTAACGAAACGGAGTTCAACCGCTTCGGATTACTTCGTTGGCGGCCGAAGCTTCGGCTGGTTTACTAACGGTTCCGCAATCGGCGGAGACTATCTGAGCGCCGCCACGTTTCTAGGTATCGCCGGTCTTACATTCCAGCTTGGATATGACGGCGCATATTATGCCTTCTGCTTCTCGATCGGCTTGACACTGCTTGCGATTTTCGTAGCAGGCCCACTTCGCCGCTTCGGTGCCTATACGGTTGCAGACTTCCTGGCGTACCGCTTCCACAGCAAACGCGCTCGTCTGGCTGCCGTAGCCGTTGTTTTGGCTATCTCCGGCTTCTATGCAGCTCCTCAGCTTCTCGGCGCCGCACAAATTTTGAGCATGTTTTTTGGAACAAGCTATGAATTCGGTATTATTTTTACGTGTTCTGTTATGATCTTCTACGTTGGTGTCGGCGGTATGAAAGGAACGACTCTGAATCAGGCGCTTGAATTATGGATTCGTCTTGGAGCGTTTGTTCTGATGGTAGCCGCAGCCATCTATGGCGGACTTCACTATGACAAAATTCTTGCTGGCATTAATGAATTCAAAGGTATTATCGGTGATACCGGTCAATATGCCAAGGATGGCAAAGACGTTGCATTCGACGGAGCATCCTGGACAGGTACAGGACACTACTTCCCAACGTTCTGGCAAACGATTTCCATGACGATCGGCCTCTCTCTTGGAACGATCGGTCTTCCGCACATTCTTCTTCGTTTCTATACGAATCCAAGTGCGAAAGCCGCACGTAAATCTGCGCTCATGGCTATTGGTATTGCAAGCGTATTCTTCTTCTTCGCTGTATATCTAGGTGCAGTAGGACGTTCTATCTTCCTGAGCGGCACTGCTGAACCGGAAGTTATGAAGGATCTGGTTGCAGGTGGTAATAACATGGTTATTCCAACCACCGCACAGGCGCTTGGTGGAGAATGGCTGCTTGGCCTGGTTATCGCAGGTGCCTTTGCCGCAATTTTCTCCAATGTATCCGGCCTGTTTATTGCAAGCTCCGGCGCACTGGCACATGATTTGTATGCCAACTTTATCCGGAAAAACCAGCTTAGTGAAAGAGAGCGCGTTATTGCAGGGAAAGTTGCCATTGTTATTCTTGGTATCCTGTATGGCGCCCTGGGGCTGCTGGTAAAAACAGCGTCCATCGGTCACTTGGTTGCCCTTGCATTTACAGTGGCGGCTAGTACATTCACACCGATTTTCATTCTCGGTATCTGGTGGAGAGGCATGACAGAAAAAGGAGCCATCGCAGGTCTCGTTATCGGTCTTCTTGTTTCCATGTACATGATTTTCCTTCCAGATACTCTGCCGGCGTTCCTGCAATTTAAGGTGCCTGGTCTGATTACCGTACCAATCGGCTTCCTGTCTGTTTATATTGTATCAAAACTTGATCGCAAAGTGCCTGCTGATGTGAATGAATTTATGAGAAAAGTTCATTCGAAGGAATCAGAAGCCGCATAA
- a CDS encoding NAD-dependent epimerase/dehydratase family protein, whose product MMKKILVMGGTRFFGKHLVEQWMEKGGEVTVATRGQTPDPFGDHVRRLSLDRYDKVTLARVADEGPWDIVYDQICYASEDAMEACTAFQGKAARYIFTSSLSVYEYDPQPQPEERMDPYTYPLRVGSRFDFSYQEGKRQAEAAFFQKASFPVVAVRFPIVMGEDDYTERLLFHINRIKQGQTIGLPNPEARMCFISAEEAARFLLWMGESTIEGPINACSSGTVTLGELIAWIEDAVGKQAILVQAADDADISPYGVEHSWYMDNSKAQQAGFVFSELRDWLPALIKSLA is encoded by the coding sequence ATGATGAAGAAAATATTGGTGATGGGTGGTACTCGTTTTTTCGGTAAGCATCTGGTGGAGCAATGGATGGAGAAGGGTGGCGAGGTAACGGTAGCGACAAGAGGACAGACACCTGACCCGTTCGGAGATCATGTACGTCGGCTGTCATTGGATCGATATGATAAGGTAACACTTGCCCGGGTAGCGGATGAAGGACCTTGGGATATTGTATATGATCAGATCTGCTACGCTTCGGAGGATGCAATGGAGGCATGTACAGCATTTCAAGGAAAAGCTGCACGTTATATCTTTACATCCTCGCTTTCTGTATATGAATACGATCCGCAGCCGCAGCCAGAAGAGCGGATGGATCCTTACACGTATCCGCTGCGGGTGGGAAGCCGTTTTGATTTCTCCTATCAGGAAGGGAAGCGTCAAGCTGAGGCGGCTTTCTTTCAGAAGGCCTCCTTTCCGGTAGTAGCGGTACGGTTTCCCATCGTAATGGGAGAAGATGATTATACAGAGCGGTTGCTTTTCCATATTAACCGGATTAAGCAGGGACAGACAATCGGATTGCCGAACCCAGAGGCGCGGATGTGCTTCATCTCAGCAGAAGAAGCGGCCCGTTTCCTTCTCTGGATGGGTGAGAGCACGATAGAAGGACCAATCAATGCATGTTCTTCTGGAACAGTGACGCTGGGCGAGCTAATAGCATGGATTGAGGATGCTGTCGGTAAACAGGCGATACTTGTACAGGCGGCAGATGATGCAGATATATCTCCGTATGGTGTAGAACACTCCTGGTATATGGATAATAGCAAGGCGCAGCAGGCTGGTTTTGTATTCAGTGAGTTGCGAGACTGGCTGCCAGCTTTAATAAAAAGTCTTGCATAG